In Silene latifolia isolate original U9 population chromosome X, ASM4854445v1, whole genome shotgun sequence, the following proteins share a genomic window:
- the LOC141620497 gene encoding uncharacterized protein LOC141620497 — translation MLKHLIFSPGSEYSIKRGYLWLKPDSDNVPWYPLMLNKWIVPKHSFLCWLVARERLLTQDRLVKMTVIQENVCYLCGLQEENHHHLFFECIYSKKCIQLVAEWCKVDLPRTGCIHWWVNWRHSSACRKKIIALILACSMYQIWHARNMCRIEGYVLRPERMGMSIKQESIRRLKQL, via the coding sequence ATGCTTAAGCACCTGATCTTCTCCCCAGGCTCTGAGTACAGTATTAAACGTGGTTATTTATGGCTTAAACCAGATAGTGACAATGTCCCTTGGTACCCCTTGATGCTTAATAAGTGGATTGTCCCTAAGCATAGCTTCCTGTGTTGGTTAGTGGCCCGTGAGAGACTACTTACACAGGATAGGCTTGTTAAAATGACTGTGATACAAGAGAATGTCTGCTATCTGTGTGGATTACAGGAGGAGAACCACCATCATCTGTTCTTTGAATGTATTTATAGCAAGAAATGCATTCAACTGGTTGCTGAGTGGTGTAAGGTTGACTTGCCTCGTACTGGATGCATTCACTGGTGGGTAAATTGGAGACATTCATCTGCCTGCAGAAAGAAGATTATTGCCCTGATTTTAGCTTGTAGTATGTATCAGATTTGGCATGCTCGAAATATGTGCAGGATTGAGGGCTATGTTCTAAGACCAGAGAGAATGGGGATGAGTATTAAGCAGGAAAGCATTCGTAGATTGAAACAACTATAG